One Fundidesulfovibrio terrae genomic window carries:
- a CDS encoding elongator complex protein 3, translating into MAFRRFPHPAPRRAKPRILPVFTPRAGCAGTCIFCAQEHQTGRTGAARSGLEASYAEMLRDLGAIRPGQPVELAFYGGTFTALPEAWRARFLQAAADFRSRGLVSAVRCSTRPDACDPVLLARLKGMGLDTVELGVQSFDGAVLHLARRGHTGEDALKACEAARGAGLGLAIQLLPGLPGHTPEMFERDIALCVQAAPDMARLHPCLVLAGTGLEALWRRGEFTPWSLDATVDALSPAVLALWRSGIAVTRIGLAPEPSLDEAVLAGPRHPALGTMVRAGALLADIRQGLAGRRAVSLAAPQRLSGEFWGHARSLAGDYAALGLDSDAVRFEDRDDFLLEVLHDE; encoded by the coding sequence TTGGCGTTCCGGCGGTTTCCCCATCCGGCCCCGAGGCGCGCCAAGCCGCGTATTCTGCCGGTTTTCACTCCGCGCGCCGGGTGCGCGGGGACGTGCATTTTCTGCGCGCAGGAGCACCAGACCGGCCGGACCGGGGCGGCCCGGTCCGGCCTCGAGGCGTCCTATGCGGAAATGCTGCGCGATCTTGGAGCGATACGGCCAGGCCAGCCCGTGGAGCTGGCTTTCTACGGCGGCACCTTCACCGCCCTGCCCGAGGCGTGGCGCGCACGCTTTCTCCAGGCCGCCGCGGACTTCCGCTCCCGGGGGCTGGTCAGCGCCGTGCGCTGCTCCACCCGCCCGGACGCCTGCGACCCCGTCCTGCTGGCGCGCCTCAAGGGCATGGGCCTGGACACCGTGGAACTCGGCGTGCAATCCTTCGACGGCGCGGTGCTGCACCTGGCCAGGCGCGGCCATACGGGTGAAGACGCCCTCAAGGCATGCGAGGCTGCGCGCGGCGCGGGGCTCGGCCTCGCGATCCAACTGCTGCCGGGCCTGCCTGGACACACGCCGGAGATGTTCGAACGCGACATCGCGCTCTGCGTCCAGGCCGCCCCGGACATGGCGCGCCTGCACCCCTGCCTGGTGCTGGCCGGAACGGGGCTGGAGGCGCTCTGGCGGCGCGGCGAGTTCACGCCCTGGTCCCTGGACGCCACTGTGGACGCCCTGTCCCCGGCGGTGCTTGCGCTGTGGCGCTCGGGCATCGCCGTGACCCGCATCGGCTTGGCCCCGGAGCCGTCCCTGGACGAGGCCGTGCTGGCCGGCCCGCGCCATCCGGCCCTGGGCACCATGGTGCGGGCCGGGGCGCTCCTTGCGGACATTCGGCAGGGCCTCGCGGGGCGCAGGGCTGTTTCGCTGGCCGCGCCGCAGCGCCTGAGCGGAGAATTCTGGGGGCACGCGCGTTCTCTCGCGGGGGATTACGCTGCCCTGGGCCTGGATTCGGATGCTGTCCGCTTCGAGGACCGCGACGACTTCTTACTGGAAGTGCTCCATGACGAATGA
- a CDS encoding NIF family HAD-type phosphatase, which yields MRITLALDLEGTLISNALPMDCTARPGLWSFLSMARRQFRIVLYTNVFPRRARASLRRIVRQGHAPAWLARVPIFNPPCPSGEQEAKDLRLVGPLGRVFIVDDSPGSIRQDQRPFWLPIKSFWGEGADNELERISNALMQMFMDIVEGMRFEPWTLDAQKILDAGRQIYYGNDDLGEHEVIKEYPDGKKELVTFDFQTGKEIFLKHYESL from the coding sequence ATGAGAATAACGCTTGCTCTCGATCTGGAAGGTACGTTGATTTCAAACGCGCTTCCCATGGATTGCACTGCCAGGCCTGGGCTTTGGTCGTTTCTATCCATGGCGAGGCGGCAATTTCGCATTGTTTTGTATACCAACGTCTTCCCGCGCCGGGCGCGGGCATCCCTGCGCCGGATCGTGCGCCAGGGCCACGCCCCGGCGTGGCTGGCGCGAGTCCCGATCTTCAACCCGCCATGCCCCTCCGGTGAGCAGGAAGCCAAGGATTTGCGCCTAGTTGGGCCGCTTGGCCGGGTGTTCATCGTGGACGATTCCCCCGGCTCGATCCGCCAGGATCAACGGCCCTTCTGGCTCCCGATCAAGAGCTTTTGGGGCGAAGGTGCGGACAATGAACTTGAACGCATTTCAAACGCATTGATGCAAATGTTTATGGATATTGTGGAAGGAATGCGTTTTGAGCCTTGGACGCTTGATGCTCAAAAAATCTTGGATGCTGGCCGCCAGATTTATTACGGAAATGATGACCTTGGAGAGCATGAGGTTATCAAAGAATATCCTGACGGCAAGAAAGAGCTTGTCACATTTGATTTCCAAACAGGTAAAGAGATTTTCTTGAAACATTATGAAAGTCTGTGA
- a CDS encoding tyrosine-type recombinase/integrase: protein MPTLDKSRGNRWRARVKIAGKVVETKLFGKGPAKGKEWMTARQWEMDRKQELLNPSAQTSVLELKPLDWAVSYLEDVKRRCVDKTFVEKRDAMARFLEFIKDATMAKITPAMAQAYLGAQHDARSGNAANKDRKNLMAAWEWGRDFLRDRGFPDRRNPFEAVKRFPEDRRDRYIPPEADFWKALKESRGQDRAMLLAFLHLAARRGELFRLKWTDVDFIHCRVRLATRKTKDGSWRYDWLPMTRELAQALKTWKTETPYPNAENVFTQLDDTPSPNHRPGEPFQYRQHFMKRLCKRAGVQPFGFHAIRHLSAIVLYKAHYPVSFVQKVLRHQHPLVTERYLRAFGLSLDELREGLEVFDGRGAAMFGTAKTENPGGISSGVPVYTEGVHSTIN from the coding sequence ATGCCGACACTCGACAAGAGTCGGGGGAACCGCTGGCGTGCTCGCGTGAAAATTGCCGGGAAGGTAGTGGAAACGAAACTGTTCGGAAAAGGCCCTGCCAAGGGCAAGGAGTGGATGACAGCCCGCCAGTGGGAGATGGACCGGAAGCAAGAACTGCTCAACCCATCGGCTCAGACCTCCGTGCTCGAGCTGAAGCCCTTGGATTGGGCTGTCTCTTACCTTGAGGACGTGAAGCGGCGGTGTGTAGATAAAACCTTCGTCGAGAAGCGGGACGCCATGGCACGCTTCCTGGAGTTCATCAAGGACGCCACCATGGCCAAGATAACCCCTGCCATGGCTCAAGCCTATCTCGGAGCACAACACGACGCCAGAAGCGGCAATGCGGCCAACAAGGATCGCAAGAACCTCATGGCAGCCTGGGAGTGGGGCCGCGACTTCCTCCGGGATCGCGGCTTTCCTGACAGGCGCAACCCTTTTGAAGCTGTTAAGCGCTTTCCCGAGGATCGCAGGGATCGCTACATCCCACCGGAAGCCGACTTCTGGAAGGCGTTAAAGGAATCCAGGGGGCAGGATCGCGCAATGCTGCTGGCTTTTCTGCATCTGGCGGCACGTCGGGGGGAGCTGTTCCGCCTCAAGTGGACGGATGTGGATTTCATCCACTGCCGCGTGCGCCTGGCCACCCGCAAGACCAAAGACGGATCATGGCGCTACGACTGGCTTCCGATGACGAGGGAGTTGGCCCAGGCTTTAAAAACATGGAAGACCGAAACCCCCTATCCCAACGCGGAGAACGTCTTCACCCAGCTCGACGACACCCCGTCGCCGAATCACCGGCCCGGGGAGCCCTTCCAGTACAGGCAGCACTTCATGAAGAGGTTATGCAAAAGAGCCGGCGTGCAGCCATTCGGTTTTCACGCCATCCGGCACCTTTCGGCCATCGTCCTCTACAAGGCTCACTATCCTGTGAGCTTCGTTCAAAAGGTCCTCCGTCACCAGCACCCACTGGTGACGGAAAGATACCTCCGGGCGTTCGGGCTCAGCCTTGACGAGCTGCGGGAGGGTCTGGAAGTATTCGACGGCAGAGGCGCGGCGATGTTTGGCACCGCCAAAACGGAAAACCCCGGAGGGATCAGCTCCGGGGTTCCGGTGTACACGGAGGGTGTACACTCAACCATTAACTAG
- a CDS encoding HIT family protein: MSQHDCIFCKIVRGEIPCAKVFETETVLAFLDIAPINKGHTLVIPKVHLENVWELPAGLAAEFQDAIQKVGLALKVGLGAQGMNLGMNNGSAAGQLVFHAHWHLIPRFEGDGLTLWPQKSYSGPEEMNQTAQAISGSIR, encoded by the coding sequence ATGAGTCAACACGACTGCATCTTCTGTAAAATCGTCCGGGGGGAGATACCCTGCGCCAAGGTCTTCGAGACCGAAACGGTGCTGGCCTTCCTGGACATCGCCCCCATCAACAAGGGCCATACCCTGGTCATCCCCAAGGTGCACCTGGAAAACGTCTGGGAACTTCCGGCCGGGCTCGCGGCCGAGTTCCAGGACGCCATCCAGAAAGTGGGGCTGGCCCTCAAGGTGGGCCTGGGAGCCCAGGGAATGAACCTGGGCATGAACAACGGATCCGCCGCAGGGCAGCTGGTGTTCCATGCCCACTGGCACCTCATCCCCCGCTTCGAGGGGGACGGGCTCACCCTGTGGCCCCAGAAGAGCTATTCCGGCCCCGAGGAAATGAACCAGACGGCCCAGGCCATATCAGGCTCCATCCGCTAA
- a CDS encoding MarR family winged helix-turn-helix transcriptional regulator, translating into MIFKELPSFETLLESSERYPEMDIKACVAWIHTVHAGAILQRRIERELNKEGLSYGRFIILVLLASENNGLPVCKLAAMSCVTSPTMSSVITAMERDGLIRRDSEPTDKRIVRVNLTPEGRETINKIAPIFFKNQSAAMSGLDDQELRSLVLLLSNVNLEV; encoded by the coding sequence ATGATATTCAAGGAACTGCCCAGCTTTGAGACGCTTTTGGAAAGCTCCGAACGCTATCCAGAGATGGATATCAAGGCATGTGTGGCTTGGATACACACTGTGCACGCAGGTGCAATTCTACAACGTCGCATTGAGCGCGAACTGAACAAGGAAGGGCTATCCTACGGTCGCTTCATCATACTGGTCCTCCTTGCCAGCGAGAACAATGGACTTCCTGTCTGTAAACTGGCCGCTATGTCCTGCGTGACATCGCCTACGATGTCTTCAGTCATAACGGCTATGGAACGGGACGGCCTTATAAGACGAGATTCTGAACCTACAGACAAGCGCATAGTTCGTGTCAATCTGACGCCCGAGGGCCGCGAAACAATAAACAAAATAGCGCCTATCTTTTTCAAGAACCAGTCGGCTGCTATGTCTGGCCTTGATGACCAAGAACTCCGTTCGCTGGTTCTGCTGCTTTCAAATGTTAATTTAGAAGTCTAA
- a CDS encoding efflux RND transporter periplasmic adaptor subunit: MKYIIGHMHGLIGHMVSIAFFLACLSSLLACGCQSAQPAEQVRPLVKTMRVSMDVSAGQRTYTAVVVARHEVQESFRVGGRIEKRLVDVGDHVREGQVLAILDEKDLRYAMESAQAELRAANSNREQAATDERRYSKLLSGQVVSQSEYDLKHLSADEARGRQERADRSLKLAVSKLGYAKLLSSTDGVVTKVSAEAGQVVAEGQSIVTLARKGALEVLADIPERRLQDIKETKAEVSLWSNPDVRYQAVLRETAPAADPATRTFAVRYSLPDADASVRLGMSATLHLIETSGTPAARIPASALFNQGQGPGVWIVNPQNGRLTLSPVTVDHFSERDAFVRGQLADGDIIVASGVQKLDGNTLVRLADASQENDQ; encoded by the coding sequence ATGAAGTATATCATCGGTCATATGCATGGGCTCATCGGGCACATGGTGTCCATCGCATTTTTTCTTGCCTGCCTGTCGTCACTGCTCGCGTGTGGTTGCCAGAGCGCGCAGCCTGCCGAGCAAGTCCGTCCTTTGGTAAAAACAATGCGGGTCAGCATGGACGTGAGTGCGGGACAACGCACGTACACGGCAGTAGTCGTGGCTCGCCACGAGGTTCAGGAATCCTTCCGAGTAGGGGGGCGTATCGAGAAGCGCCTGGTGGATGTGGGCGACCATGTCCGTGAAGGCCAAGTCCTGGCGATCCTGGACGAGAAAGACCTTCGTTACGCGATGGAAAGCGCCCAGGCCGAACTCAGGGCCGCCAACTCCAATAGGGAGCAGGCTGCTACTGACGAACGCCGCTATTCCAAGTTGCTTTCCGGTCAGGTGGTGAGCCAGTCCGAATACGATCTCAAGCATTTGTCGGCTGACGAAGCAAGAGGGCGCCAGGAAAGGGCGGACCGATCCCTCAAACTGGCCGTAAGCAAGCTCGGCTATGCAAAACTGCTTTCCAGTACCGACGGTGTGGTCACCAAGGTGAGCGCGGAGGCTGGCCAAGTCGTGGCAGAGGGCCAATCAATCGTCACTCTGGCTCGGAAAGGCGCTTTGGAAGTCCTGGCCGACATACCAGAAAGACGTCTTCAGGACATCAAGGAGACGAAGGCAGAAGTCTCGCTCTGGTCGAACCCTGACGTTCGTTACCAGGCCGTGTTGCGGGAAACAGCCCCTGCCGCCGACCCTGCCACAAGGACGTTTGCCGTTCGGTATTCGCTGCCGGACGCGGACGCCTCCGTACGCCTGGGCATGTCGGCGACACTCCATCTTATCGAAACCTCGGGCACCCCGGCAGCGCGCATTCCGGCAAGCGCCCTCTTCAACCAGGGGCAGGGCCCGGGCGTATGGATCGTGAATCCCCAGAATGGGCGACTGACGTTGTCTCCGGTCACAGTGGACCATTTCTCCGAGCGGGACGCCTTCGTGCGTGGCCAACTGGCTGACGGTGACATCATCGTCGCCTCCGGAGTCCAGAAGCTCGACGGGAATACACTCGTCCGGCTTGCTGACGCCTCACAGGAGAACGACCAATGA
- a CDS encoding integration host factor subunit alpha, protein MSGKTLTKADIVDYIYEKTEKNRAEVKVLVDNLLDIMKQAIKKDNSLLVSGFGKFDAYDKRARKGRNPQTSDSIVLPPRKVVVFRLSRKFRAELNPDEVL, encoded by the coding sequence ATGAGCGGGAAGACTCTCACGAAAGCTGACATCGTCGACTACATCTACGAGAAAACCGAGAAAAACCGGGCCGAGGTCAAGGTCCTGGTGGACAACCTGCTGGATATCATGAAGCAGGCCATCAAGAAGGACAACTCGCTGCTCGTCTCGGGCTTCGGGAAGTTCGACGCATACGATAAGCGCGCCCGCAAGGGACGCAACCCCCAGACCAGCGATTCCATCGTCCTGCCCCCGCGCAAGGTGGTGGTGTTCCGCCTGTCGCGCAAGTTCCGGGCTGAGCTCAACCCGGACGAAGTCCTCTAG
- a CDS encoding SPOR domain-containing protein, translated as MWIRILAALLAALLAASCASHAPRGPGGTQRPYTIKGKTYRPLPSGEGYREEGLASWYEPGWFSGKTTANGERLRSGELTCAHKVLPMNTMLRVTNLENGREVTVRVNDRGPFVAGRCVDLTPAGARELGFYGKGSARVCLATEGDVPGMRGGQLPGPFYVQVGAFAVRENADRLSQRMLRKGYARTRVQEGSQTGQVLWRVQAGTFASMDEAHAEQERLSVEFPDAFVLAQ; from the coding sequence ATGTGGATCCGCATCCTGGCGGCCCTCCTGGCCGCGCTCCTCGCCGCATCCTGCGCCTCGCACGCCCCTCGGGGCCCCGGGGGCACCCAACGCCCCTACACCATCAAGGGCAAGACCTACCGCCCCCTTCCGAGCGGCGAGGGCTACCGCGAGGAGGGCCTTGCCTCCTGGTACGAGCCCGGCTGGTTCTCCGGCAAGACCACTGCCAACGGCGAGCGCCTGCGCTCGGGCGAGTTGACCTGCGCCCACAAGGTGCTGCCCATGAACACCATGCTGCGCGTCACCAACCTGGAAAACGGCCGGGAGGTGACCGTGCGGGTCAACGACCGGGGCCCCTTCGTGGCCGGGCGCTGCGTGGACCTCACCCCGGCCGGGGCCAGGGAACTCGGCTTCTACGGCAAGGGATCGGCGCGGGTGTGCCTAGCCACCGAGGGCGACGTCCCGGGCATGCGCGGCGGGCAGCTGCCGGGGCCGTTCTATGTGCAGGTGGGGGCGTTCGCGGTGCGCGAGAACGCGGACAGGCTCTCGCAGCGCATGTTGAGGAAGGGCTACGCCCGGACCAGGGTGCAGGAGGGCTCCCAGACGGGCCAGGTTCTCTGGCGCGTGCAGGCCGGGACATTCGCCTCCATGGACGAGGCCCATGCGGAACAGGAGCGGCTTTCCGTGGAATTTCCCGACGCCTTCGTACTGGCCCAGTAG
- a CDS encoding putative sensor domain DACNV-containing protein, with translation MENVISQFVAAIQASTNMATNTLDSNHRTTNLLHDADQLFRLCTASFWASLEMEERREVRGTLCLCSPDSTLLAKAFTSPVPVTVPNLVALLTASPRTPLAVHVGLEGSAIWGVLDSEPDGLLRLRIAGNGTLLVSRSRRVLALLHKGKVSIPVAADEASLSHLIAQALGKDNFQESRPNVPAKLIRVGTTMIRHGHGGTLVLVPPDDQSWKRSVRFRFSFDEDSAKLLQASVHDFEVGTSEALRNYDDLVAGRESASIIALREQYEALNFLRTFNQSLLRRVGDLSLIDGAVVMDLDLCLLGFGAKLLFGPEDFLVTTLNAVTGEAREQVSLEELGGTRHQSAARFVYGNRSTEVFVVSQDGRLSLFSWSERMHCVAVVQKLEHFIWEYRTS, from the coding sequence ATGGAAAACGTAATCTCTCAGTTCGTAGCCGCCATACAAGCGTCAACCAACATGGCGACCAACACCCTGGACTCAAACCATCGGACTACAAATCTCTTGCACGATGCTGACCAGCTTTTCAGGTTGTGCACGGCTAGCTTCTGGGCCAGCCTAGAGATGGAAGAGCGGCGGGAGGTACGGGGGACGCTATGTCTTTGCTCGCCTGACTCGACGTTGTTAGCGAAAGCCTTCACCAGTCCCGTGCCGGTTACCGTGCCAAATCTCGTGGCGCTGCTTACAGCCTCCCCGCGAACCCCATTAGCCGTGCATGTCGGCTTGGAGGGCTCAGCCATATGGGGTGTGCTGGATTCCGAGCCCGACGGCTTGCTGCGGCTGCGCATTGCAGGCAACGGAACACTTTTGGTTTCGCGTTCGCGCAGGGTGCTGGCGCTATTGCACAAAGGCAAGGTATCCATTCCTGTTGCGGCAGACGAGGCTTCCCTGTCACACCTGATAGCCCAAGCCCTAGGCAAAGATAACTTTCAGGAATCACGCCCCAATGTTCCTGCCAAACTCATCCGCGTCGGCACCACCATGATTCGCCATGGCCACGGGGGCACCCTTGTGCTTGTGCCGCCGGATGATCAGTCGTGGAAGCGATCGGTGCGTTTCCGGTTCAGTTTCGATGAAGACAGCGCCAAGCTCTTGCAGGCCAGCGTCCATGACTTCGAGGTCGGCACTTCTGAAGCCTTACGAAACTATGACGACTTGGTCGCGGGACGGGAGAGCGCCTCGATCATCGCCCTGCGCGAGCAGTATGAGGCGTTGAACTTTCTGCGCACCTTTAACCAGTCGCTCTTGCGTCGCGTCGGGGACTTGAGCCTCATTGACGGGGCCGTGGTTATGGACCTTGATCTGTGCTTGCTCGGGTTTGGGGCCAAACTGCTTTTTGGACCAGAGGACTTCTTGGTGACCACGCTGAATGCGGTCACTGGCGAAGCGCGCGAGCAAGTTTCCCTAGAGGAGCTAGGCGGCACGCGACACCAGTCAGCTGCGCGCTTCGTCTATGGGAACCGTTCCACGGAAGTGTTTGTTGTTTCGCAGGACGGTCGACTGTCTCTGTTTTCCTGGTCAGAGCGCATGCATTGCGTAGCCGTTGTCCAGAAACTCGAACACTTTATCTGGGAATACAGAACATCCTAG
- a CDS encoding efflux RND transporter permease subunit, with the protein MKGLNLSEWAVTHRPLTVFLILLVSLAGAWSYMHLGRAEDPEFTVKSMIIRAQWPGATADEMQRLVADPIEKKLQEVPYFDKVKTYSRPGDVVLQLYLVDSTPPSEVKECWYQARKRVGDIRATLPSGVLGPFFNDEFGDVDSVLYVLTGQDFTMRELKDEAEIIRQALLKVPTVTKVRFYGDQTECIFVELNHTKLATLGLSAQAVLTSIAKQNEVTPAGDLETASDRVYLRVSGALKGTDALAEVPVEGNGKVFRLGDIATIRRGPQDPPAFVVRHEDKPGIALGVVMAKGGNILELGHTLDAAMERIKKNLPLGFEISRVADQPEVVDESVFEFIRSFVEALIIVLAVSFLSLGWRTGIVVALAVPLVLAMVIVIMSALGMSLERISLGALIIALGLLVDDAIISVEMMVVKMEQGYDRVKAATFAWTATAFPMLTGTLVTAAGFLPVGFAKSAAGEYAGGIFWVVAIALITSWFVAVVFTPYLGLKLLPDFHGAGHHNPEAIYETPIYRRLRGMVTWCLENRKSVVTTTVLLFVLAIFGFQHVSRQFFPSSARPELLVEVRLPAGSAFKTTAQAVKTIEAFCKSDKEVKTYTSYIGSGAPRWFLPMAPELPNTSYGVVVLNTADAAARDRVKARIESFADQGGVPQARVRVTTLFLGPPVGYPVQFRVIGPDPLKVREIAQNVRSVVRANSKTYDVNLDWNEQARAISLVVDQDRARVIGLTPQDIAEALQGLLSGVTVTQVRDGIELVNVVARAVPEERLSPELLADLTISSRNGQPIPLSQVAKIQYTYEEPILWRQSRDLTITVRAEVIKGVQAPDVTIEILPKLKSIENALPPDYRIEIGGAQEESNKANHSIVILLPIAFGVMLLLLMFQLQSFPSLFLVLATAPLGLIGAVGTLLLFQQPFGFVAMLGVLSLAGMIMRNSVILVDQIALDRQEGIPDWEAVIGATIRRTRPVVLTALAAILAMIPLSRNVFWGPMAVAIMGGLLVATILTLLFTPALYTMIFKIEKPEKKEAL; encoded by the coding sequence ATGAAGGGCCTCAACCTGTCCGAATGGGCTGTCACGCACCGTCCTCTCACCGTGTTTCTGATCCTCCTGGTCTCCCTGGCGGGCGCTTGGTCCTATATGCATTTGGGAAGGGCCGAGGACCCCGAGTTCACTGTGAAGAGCATGATCATCAGGGCGCAGTGGCCGGGAGCCACAGCGGATGAGATGCAGCGCCTAGTGGCGGACCCAATCGAAAAGAAACTCCAGGAAGTCCCCTACTTCGACAAGGTGAAAACCTACTCCAGGCCTGGCGACGTGGTCTTGCAGCTGTACCTCGTTGATTCCACTCCTCCGTCAGAGGTGAAGGAGTGCTGGTATCAGGCCCGCAAACGCGTGGGAGATATCAGGGCCACTCTGCCTTCCGGCGTACTCGGTCCCTTTTTCAACGACGAGTTCGGCGATGTGGACTCGGTGCTCTATGTCCTGACCGGCCAGGACTTCACCATGCGCGAGCTGAAAGACGAGGCCGAAATCATACGGCAGGCGTTGCTCAAGGTCCCCACCGTGACCAAGGTGCGTTTTTACGGCGACCAGACCGAATGCATTTTCGTGGAGCTCAACCATACGAAACTGGCCACACTCGGGCTCTCGGCCCAGGCGGTCCTCACCTCCATCGCCAAGCAGAACGAGGTGACCCCGGCCGGAGACCTGGAGACGGCTTCCGACAGAGTCTATCTGCGTGTGAGCGGCGCTCTCAAAGGGACCGATGCGCTGGCCGAAGTGCCTGTCGAGGGCAACGGCAAGGTGTTCCGCCTCGGGGACATCGCCACGATCCGGCGTGGCCCCCAGGATCCTCCCGCGTTTGTTGTTCGCCATGAAGACAAGCCCGGCATCGCCTTGGGCGTGGTCATGGCCAAGGGCGGCAATATCCTGGAACTAGGGCATACTCTGGATGCGGCCATGGAGCGGATCAAGAAGAATCTGCCCCTGGGGTTCGAGATCAGCCGGGTGGCCGACCAGCCGGAAGTGGTGGACGAATCCGTTTTTGAATTCATCCGGTCGTTTGTCGAAGCGCTCATCATCGTGCTGGCAGTGAGTTTTCTTTCCCTCGGCTGGCGCACGGGAATCGTCGTGGCCCTGGCCGTTCCTCTGGTGCTGGCCATGGTCATAGTGATCATGAGCGCGCTCGGCATGAGCCTTGAGCGGATATCCCTCGGCGCGCTCATCATCGCCCTGGGACTTTTGGTCGACGATGCCATCATTTCAGTGGAAATGATGGTGGTGAAAATGGAGCAAGGGTACGACCGGGTCAAGGCCGCCACTTTTGCCTGGACCGCAACGGCCTTCCCCATGCTCACCGGCACACTGGTCACGGCCGCAGGCTTTCTGCCCGTCGGATTCGCCAAATCCGCCGCAGGCGAATACGCGGGCGGTATCTTTTGGGTGGTGGCCATCGCCCTGATAACATCCTGGTTCGTGGCTGTGGTTTTCACCCCCTACCTTGGCCTCAAGCTGCTTCCGGATTTTCATGGCGCAGGGCACCACAATCCGGAGGCCATCTACGAGACGCCGATCTATCGCCGACTTCGCGGCATGGTCACCTGGTGCCTTGAAAACCGCAAATCCGTTGTCACCACAACCGTTCTGCTTTTTGTCCTAGCGATCTTCGGGTTCCAGCACGTATCACGTCAGTTTTTTCCTTCATCCGCACGGCCGGAGCTTCTGGTCGAAGTTCGCTTGCCTGCTGGTTCCGCCTTCAAAACCACGGCCCAGGCCGTGAAAACGATTGAGGCTTTTTGCAAATCTGACAAGGAAGTCAAGACATACACAAGCTATATTGGTTCGGGAGCGCCCCGATGGTTCTTGCCAATGGCCCCGGAACTGCCCAACACGAGCTATGGCGTCGTTGTTTTGAACACGGCCGACGCCGCTGCCCGCGATCGCGTGAAGGCACGCATTGAGTCCTTTGCCGACCAAGGTGGAGTTCCCCAGGCCCGAGTACGCGTGACAACGCTGTTTCTGGGGCCACCCGTCGGTTATCCCGTACAGTTTCGCGTCATCGGCCCCGACCCTTTGAAAGTGCGGGAAATAGCTCAAAATGTCCGTTCTGTCGTTCGTGCGAACAGCAAGACCTACGATGTCAATCTAGATTGGAATGAGCAGGCCAGGGCAATCAGTCTGGTGGTGGACCAGGACCGGGCCAGAGTTATCGGGCTCACCCCCCAGGATATCGCTGAAGCCCTTCAGGGGTTGCTTTCAGGCGTGACGGTCACGCAGGTCCGCGATGGCATCGAGCTGGTCAACGTCGTGGCGCGGGCCGTTCCGGAAGAACGGTTGAGTCCGGAGCTCCTGGCAGACTTGACGATCAGCTCCCGAAACGGCCAACCCATCCCCCTCTCCCAGGTGGCCAAGATCCAGTACACTTATGAGGAGCCCATTCTGTGGCGGCAAAGCCGGGACTTGACCATCACCGTTCGGGCGGAAGTCATTAAAGGGGTTCAGGCGCCTGATGTAACCATTGAAATCCTGCCCAAGCTCAAATCCATCGAGAATGCGCTCCCGCCGGACTACCGGATCGAAATCGGCGGAGCGCAGGAAGAAAGCAACAAGGCCAACCATTCCATCGTCATCCTCCTGCCGATCGCATTCGGGGTCATGCTGCTTCTGCTGATGTTCCAGTTGCAAAGCTTCCCGAGCCTGTTCCTGGTGTTGGCGACAGCCCCTTTGGGCCTGATCGGAGCGGTCGGCACGCTGTTGCTCTTTCAACAGCCTTTTGGGTTCGTCGCCATGCTCGGCGTCCTTTCCCTCGCAGGGATGATCATGCGCAACAGCGTCATCCTGGTGGACCAGATTGCCCTGGATCGGCAGGAAGGAATACCGGATTGGGAAGCTGTGATCGGGGCCACCATCCGGCGGACACGTCCCGTCGTGCTCACCGCCCTAGCGGCGATCCTGGCCATGATCCCGTTGTCGCGCAACGTTTTCTGGGGGCCAATGGCCGTAGCCATCATGGGGGGGCTCCTTGTGGCTACAATTCTGACATTACTGTTTACACCCGCTCTATACACAATGATTTTCAAGATTGAAAAACCTGAAAAGAAAGAGGCGTTATAG